The window AAAGAGAATCCTGAGTCAGCAGGACATGGCCATGGGGTGAAGCAGGGTAATGGGGTGCATAAAGACACGGACAGGGGAGCCACAGCGGGGCTGGGACCGAGCGCTGTCCCAGGAGCACAGCCACCCATggagccagcccagcccccaccccaaagctCACAGCAGCAAAGCCAACAGAGAACCCTCCacagtgcaggtgtcctgtccaCCACGCAGGCGTATGATGGATCGCTGGTTCCCTGCCCTGAGGGACTCTCCACTCAGAACACCCCACGGCCCTCATCCCATCACTATGGACCACCTGCCCAGTGTCCCAGGGGCGCTCCTGGAACTCCGAGCAGGATCCAGCACACAAAAGGGCTTGGGGAGCTCCTGCTACTCTCCACTGCCCCACCGTCCTGTCAAGAGGACAAGCGGAGGCCACACATGTACCGGCCCAGGTGATGTGCAGGTAAAGGACACAGGCAAATACACATACCTGCCCAGGTGATATACAGATGCAAGACACACATGTACCTGTCACAAGCAGGATGTaagcacacacaggcacatacaccTGGATCTAGGTGATGCACAGGTACgggacatatgcacacacactcctggacCTGAGTGATGTGCGGGTACAGGACACATGCATACATAAGTATCTGGACCCAGGTGATGTGCAGGtacaggacacatgcacacataagtaTCTGGACCCAGGTGATGTACAGGTACAGGACACAAGCACACATAAGTAGCTGGACCCAGGTGATGCAcaggacacacatgcacacacacggatCATAGGTCCACATGGACCATAGGTCAGGGAGAAGTACAACAGGCACCTGGACCCAGGTAATGTGCAGGTACAGGACACAGGCATACAGGCACCTGGGCCATGTGGATTGCAGGTCAGGGAGACACACAACAAgcacctggacccaggtgatgtgcaggttcaggacacatgcacacacactcctggacCTCAGTGATGTGCAGAtacaggacacatgcacacataactACCTGGATCCAGGTGATATGCAGGTACAGGACACACGCACCCACACTCCTGGACCCAAGTGATGTACAGGTAcagtacacacgcacacacacctggACCTGAGTGATGTCTAGGtacaggacacatgcacacatgcacctggacccaggtgatgGCAGGTCTGgacttatgcacacacacacacctggacccGAGTGATGTGCAGGTATAGGACGCAGGCCACCAGGAAGCAGATGCAGAACACCAGGAGCAAGAGGTCAACCACGTTCCTAGAACAGAAGATGCAGGGTCACTGCCGGCTGGGGCCAAGCAAGGTGTGCCCAACAAGTGCCCGCAATTCCAACCCCCGACTGCTCCACCaagtccctttctttcttccccccaacTCCTAACCAGCGGGGCCCATGGAGAGGCCCTCCCTCATGGAGGACCTGCTGCTGGGCACTGCCCTCCTGGGCCAAGTCATCTGGGAGCAGCTTTTCTAGGAAAAGCTTGATCCCCACACGGGCCATCAGATGGTCGCCGTGTTTACAGCATCTGGGAACGGAGCAGCTTCCTGTGCTTCCTGGAAACTCTGGAAACCCAAGGAGAGCCACTCCACCAGGGGGTCTAAGAAAGTGGCCTCTCTGGAAGGAAAGTGGACTTTCCTCCTGAAAACAAGCACTGCCAAACTCAGACTTTGGGTAACTGATTATTACTAAATTACTacgtttgtcttcctttccagagGCCACTATTTCTCACTTTAACATATCTGAAGATGACGTGCACCTAGAAACAACGTCCCTCGAAATCTGTCCTGAAGTCAAGGGTGCACGTTGGGCAGATGGAAAGGCGCTGAAAATATCTTGTGTCTTAGAACTGTGTAAATGACACACGAGAAGTTGAGCGTGAGCATCCCACACGTGTGCCACGAGGGCCTGACGGCTGACTGCAACCAGGGGACAACAGGCTGTGGCTCATGCCGTCTCGGTGCCAGGGACGACGGGGGCAACGAGCAGACGAGGAAGGGCCTCTGGCACCCTCCTGCCCTGATGGCCAGGCCCGTCACACTTACTGAGGGATGATGAGAAGGTAGATGAGGCCGAACAGGGCGGTGAGGATGAGCGCCAGCACAACGGCACTGGTGAAATCCCGTCCTGGAGCTGGTGGTACTGGGAGACACGGAGACCGCCCATCAGTGGCTGTAGCTGCCAGGACACATGCAGGGTCCCCGCAGCGGCACCTGGGACCTGGGGACCACGCCGCCTGGAGACGGGTGGGGGACGGCACCTGGGGCCCCTTCCACCTACCTTGAGCTCGCGGTCAGCCTGCTTGTACTTCAGGGTGAAGAAGTCCAGGTCTGCCATCTCCAGCTCCATCTGGAACGCTTCCAGGAGGCGGCCGATGTACCTGTTTACACGCATGCCCGGCGTGGTGTAGATGACGTTCGCAGAGAACGATTAGCGGTGTCTGAGTTTCTCTGATGTGGTTCTCAATGCCATCTGCTGCcaccaaggaaggaaaaaaataaatgtcaaatcctCCACTTATTGAAGAAAAAGCTCTTCCATTCCCTCAGCCTGCTCTCTGgcggggcaggtgtggggccgaGATGTGGTCATGCCTCCACCACCTGCTGGCGCTGAGATCCCAGGTGACTTAGCACATCATTGGCCCTGAGACGCCTGCGTCTGCAAATACGGGCACGGGACGTTCAAAATGTGGCACTCCATGTGGATGCGGGCGGAACCCAGCAGAGAGCAAGAAAACAGaagttgtttctttaaaaatatcaataaaattgacaaatctccAGCAGgcatgacaaagaaaaagagagagagactaacaAACCTGGGGATGAAAACAATTCTACTACAGACCCTGCTGACATCAAAAAGGTAATAAGAAAATACTGTGAACAATTACACACATTAATTTGACGACCTGGACCAATGAACGACTCGGGAACACACACACTACCACAATTCACCTAACGTGAAAGATTATGAGATTAGCCCTGTAATTTACTAAAGAAATTCAACTCATAACTGTAAAGGTTCCGAAAAATGAATCTCCAGCTCCAGgtggcttcactggagaattttactcaacatttaagaatgaagaattaacaccaattctgtatcatctcttccagaaaacagaaaaggtaacACCTTCCAACTCACTTTATAAAGTCGGaatcatcctgataccaaaatcagaccaagacaatacaaaaaaaggaacactacAGGCCATCTCTTTCAATACCGATGCTATAATCCTtaacaaaacagcaaatagaattCGGCAGCCTCAGAACAGAAGCATGCACCATGACCATGTCTGGAGATGCAGATCCTTTTACACATCTGCCCATCGATACAATACACCACATAAATAATCCCATGGTTGTGTCAATTGACACAGAAAATTTGACAGTtgaatctgacaaaattcaacactcattcttGATAAGATCAGAAAactagggagggaggggaagttcTCCAACTTGATGAAGATCTACAGAATACTGAAAGCTACTATAGTACTCGCTGGTGAAAGATGGAGTGCTTTCAGCAACCCCAGCCATTGCAAcagggcaagaaaaaggaaaaaagaacatcagaaaacTGTCCCTTTGCAGATGCCACAATGGCGTACATAGATATTCTATGTAGGGGAGGAAATAACTCTAGAACAAATGAATTCCATAAGGTCACTGGATACAAGATGAACATAAAAAAcgtatttcttggggcacctgggtggctcagtcagttgggcctctgagtcttggtttcagctctgggcatgatctcagggtcctgggatgaagcctcacattgggccccCTCAAGtaatctgcttgagcttctccttctccctctgctcctccccttgcttgtgcactctcattctctctcttgaaaaagAAGTGTATTTCTTAAACTAATAATCAGTATGTGAAGACCAAAGTTAAAATTCAGTGACATATGTACTCATGGAGAAAAACGAAGTACTAGGTACAAATCTAACACATACACAACTTGTATGCTGAAGACTATatgatactgatgaaagaaatcaatgatttcaaTGAACAGAGGGACACACGTGCTCATCAATGAGAAGACATGACACAGTAAAGCTGTCGATTATCCTCATACTGGTGTGcacaggttctttaaaaaaaaaagattttacttgcttactcatgagagacagagaaagaggcagagacccaggcagagggacaagcaggctccatgcagggagcccaatgtgggactcgatcccagaaccccgggtcaGGGCctaagccgaagacagatgctcaaacaatgagccacccaggtgccccgcggTGCATGGgtttaatgtaattcttatcaAATTCCTAACAGGAAATTTTGCATAGACAGgcttatcttaaatataaatggaaagggaaggggatgagaatagctcatttttctcaaaatcactcaACCCAAGGTTAAGACTGATTGTGTAGCTACCCTGGTTGGAGCAGTACAGCACTTGtgccaggagagacacagagatctacagaatagagagcccagaaacagcctCACACCAGTATGGTCAATGATTTTTTACTAAATGCAAAAGCAGTTCAATGGAAGAGGATAGTCTTGTCAACAAAGGGGGCTGGATCAACTGGTCGTCCATGTGCAAAGAAGGAAATTCGACCTAAAACTCACAtgttataaaaagaacttatcaaacttaatcccaagaaacaaacaatccaatcctgaaatggtcaaaagacatgaatggaaatgtcacagaggaagacatagacgtggccaagaagcacatgagaacatgctccacatcactggccatcagggaaatacagatcaaaaccacaacgagatcccacctcaccctggTGAGGACGGTGAACATTAGCCagacagaaaaccacaaatgttggagaggaggtggagaaaagggaaccctcctgcactgttggtgggaatgtgaactggtacagccactctggaaaactgtggggaggttccccaaagagttaaaaatagacctgccctacgacccagcaatttccctgctggggatttgccccaaagatacagatgcagggaaacgccaggacacctgcaccccgatgtttctagcagcaatgtccacaataggcaaactgtggaaggagcctcggtgtccatcgaaacatgatggataaggaagatgtggtctctgtatacagtggaatattcctcagccattagaaatgacacatacccaccatttgcttcgacgtggatggaaccagcgggtatgatgctgagtgaagtaagtcaatcggagaaatatggtttcacttatatggggagtttaagaaatagtgaaagggaataaaggggaaaggagagaaaatgaatgggaaaaaccagacagggagacaaaccacgagcgacccctaactctgggaaacgaataaggaGTGGAAGaaaagtgggtgggtggggggtgagggtgactgggtgatgggcactgaggggggcacttgacgggatgagcactgggtgttatgctatatgttggcaaatctaacttaaACGAtctgataaaatatatgtatatataaatattaactcaaaatgcaccaTAAGTTTaaccagaaaacataaaagtataaacttttagaagaaacatgATAATCTTTAGGGTTTGGGCTACATAGAAAATTCTTAGAACACCAGAAACAcagtccagaaaggaaaaaatatcagtaaatcggacatctttgaaatttgaaaccTCTGTCGTGGGAAAGACACTGTGAACAGAACGGAAAGACAAGCCACACGTGTGACAGTAGAATCAGATCCAGGATTCATCGAGAACTCCAAAAAGTCAAcagtaccaagaaaaaaaaacactccaattACAAAGCAGACATTTtgccaacaaagagaaaatatatgggcAGAAAACAAGCACTTGAAAAGGTGGCTGACATGACGAGCCACCTGGGAGATGCCAATAAACACAAGTCACTAAACGTGTTAGAACagacaaaattttctaaaaacagaGACAGCACAAAGCTGGCTGGACGCAGAGAAGCTGCGTCTCTCACACGTGGCTGCCGGGAACGTGGTATGGGACGGCCTttctggaaacagtttggcagtttctttaaaaaaaaacaaaaaacaaaaaacaaaaacaagacccatccgCAGTACAGCTGGGCATCTGTCCCAGATAATAAGCATTTTGGTCCCCACGAAAGGGAACGCAAGCGTATGTtgcggttttatttttaacagtcacGGTTGGGAACAAGCTAAACATCCTTCAACGGGTCCGCCAACGGTGGCCCGCCCGCCCCGTGGAATGCCAGCAGAGCACGGGGGGACGGAggacccggggctccatcccgaGTGAGGAGGAGCCAGAGTCACGGGGTGCATCCCAGGGTCCGCGTCCACGATGTCCTCAGTGCAGAAGTCAGCACGGAGAGCCGTCCATGGGGGGCCCGGCGGCTGGGGAGGGGACAGTATGGCTCAGCAGAAGGGGGTTCGTGGCGTGAGGGAACGTTCCGGGCCCCGAGTGTGGCCGCCAAGACACCCCAGGGCACAGCCACAGGCACCACCCAGCGGCACCCATCACTAGCTCGGGTGCATGGGTCCTGGGGAGCTGCGACCTCGGGGAGCCCGCCGGGGGCCCCAGTGTGCACACTGTGTGGTGCCACCACAGACATGCGTGCAGCCAGGGTGGTGCATCACCACCCCCCTCCGGAACGCACCGAGAACATAGGATGGGTTGGGACAGCAGGCCCAGCTCCTTCGAGGGCAGGACCTccgctgcaccccccgcccccctgccccgcagCGAGGCCACGCACGCCCTCTTTGTCGTTCTTCCCTGGACTTTCCACAACAATAGTGTTTCCTCAGAAAACAAGTCAGAGCCAAGGTCACGAGGAAACATGCCCGTTTTGGTGCAGACTCTGGCCGCCTGAGCCTGTTTCCTGACCTGCCAGAGGGCAGGCTCGAGGCCTGGGTACAGAGCCCTGGGTGCGGGCCAGCCGTGAAGCCCCGAGGGCGCACCTAACATCTCTGCTCCAGCTTCCCGGTCTGCGACCCACAACAAGGGGGTCACGGCGTGCTGCCAGCAGGAAGCACCAGAGTCCACGCAGAGACCCAGGTGAGGCAGAGCCGCAGGGAGCAAGAGGCCCTCGCGGGAAGTcgggaggcctggctgggctggCTGACCCCAGGCAGGAGAGGTGACCCCGACCCGCTCTGCTCGCCACCAGGCCTTGTGGGGATGTGGGCATGACGGGGGTGGGCAGGCAGTAGAGCCAGCTTGGGGGCCAACATGGacttccctgctctgcttccaTCCCGCCAGCTGAAACGAGGACTCAAGGACCAGAGCCCCAGCATCCGTGCTGGCACACGTGGCGATGACGGCAGGCAGGCCGGAACAGGGTCACGGGTCTGGCTCAAGACGATCATGAAGCTGCCACGTGGgctcccacctgcctgctctctgGGTTCACTTTAAGTGTAAGAAAGCTAACCTCTCTCCTGTTCAAGCAGCCACGACCACGGATTTGTACAACAGCACGATGCCCACGCTGACTCACAGAGGCCCTGAGCGCACACACATgtgacatgaatttggggggctcagcggttgagcgtctgacttcagctcagggcatgaccccagggtcccgggatcgagtcctgcatcgggctcctgtgtggagcctgcttctccctctgcctgtgcctctgtctctgtctctctctctctctctgtgtttctcatgaataaataaataagcctaataataataatagtagtaataataatagtaataatacataGTGGAAAAGAGATGCCAAAATCATACCTACAACCATTCGTCCAGAAAACCGAGAGAGCCAGCCCTGGCCATACACGAGGGTGCCTGCGCAGGACTCAGGCATGGAAATGAACGACTGGGACACAGGGCCAGTGAGAGACCCCATCTCAACGGGGACACGGGCCCCGGGGTGCAGTGGGGACAGTGCCTGTGGGCAGAAGGGCCTGCCCAGCAGGGTCACCCAACAtccacctccccagctgcccagctgGCATCCTGGCCCAGCCTCGGTGCCTGTTCCCCGCCCTTCGGAACCACCGGCCTTGTCACTGCCCCGTCTCCACCCCGGGGGCAAACCCAAGGTGGGAGGCCAGTACCCGCTGTCCCCGGCAAACAGACAAAGGACCAGAATCGGCAGGTGTGCACGGCCCCACCTGGGAGGCATCCCGCACTGCAGACAGAGGTtcaggggtcaggggctgggccaggaatCAGGGACGCGGCCCTGTGCTCCCAGGTAGGGCAGGAATCCAGCAGGGACATCAGacaacagggagggagggaagggctggcGCGCACGAGCACATGCATGCGTTCTCATGCACACACGGCCATGCACACGCATGTACACTCACTCAGGGACACTTACAGATGCACAAGAACGTGGTAAGAAAGGGAAGCTGCCAGGGGCCCTCAGGACGTGGGAACCCAGGCTGGGCAGGTGGCAGATGCACCAGAGAGCTCGCGCAGCCCGTCATCCTGACTGCAGCCACGCAGGGCCTGAGAGAGATGGGCAGGAAGCttccccccaaaaccccaccAGGAAACACGGACATGGGGAGACCCTGCCCCCCGTGGGGGGGGATGGTGAGGACCATGCCCGCAACCCCCACCTGTGCCCTACGGCCCCCCcttctgtgccccctgcccctcacctgtgccccCCAACCCTCGCCTGTGCCTCCATCCCtcgcctgtgcccccacccctcgcctGTGCCCCACGACCCCTGCCTGTGCCCTGAGACCCCGTCCTGTGACCCCAGACCCCACCTGTGCACCGTGACCCCCCTTCTgtgccccccgctccccgcttctgtgcccctcgccccccacctgtgccctgcatcacccacctgtgccccccaacccccacctgtgTCCAGCGCCCCTTGCCTTTGCCCCCAGCCCCTTGCCTgtgccccctgctccctgcctgtgcACCACAACCCCCACCTAGTCCCCATGAACCCCGCCTGTGCCCCACGTCCCCCACCAATGCCCCCTGCATCTCACCTGTGCCCCGCATCCCTCACATATGCCCCACACACCTCGCCTGTGTCCCCTGCCCATGCCTAtgccccgcaccccccacctgagccccgcaccccctgcctgtgcccctgcccctcgcCTGTGCCCCGCACCCCTCGCCTGTGCACTGTGCCCCCTGCCTGAGTCCCCCGCTCCATGCCTGTGTCCCCCGCTCCTTGcctgtgcccctcaccctacCAGCCTGTGCCCCGCGCCCACCGCCTGTGCCCCgtgccccctgcctgtgccctgcGCCCCCTGTCTGTGCACCACACCCCTCGCATATGCCCTGAGACCCTCCTCTGTGACTTGAACCTCTTGCCTGAGCCCTGGAAGAACTAGGCCCCCTTAATCACACCCAAATCCATTTCCTTGGGCACAAAACCCTTGAGGGCCCCCATGCAGGTCACGGGCCCTCCCGCATGCACAGCACCCTCAGCCCTCAGCAGCCCCACCCCTGACCTGTGCTGCTGGAGAGGAGTTGAGGCCCAGGAAGGtcagtggggggagggtggtTGCAGGGGGCCCCGCCCCCGAGAGGACCCCGGGCTCTGCCTGGGGATCCAGGAGCCCGTCCATCCCAagggcctggcccaggcccaAGCAAGGGGGGCCCCGTCCCCCTCCCGGAGCCTACCTTCTGCCGGTGAGACGGCACGATGAAGAACGTTTCGTGCCGTGTTGTGAGTTTTCAGGAAGCTGTTCCTCTTGTGCCCGTGATCCGGCACCACCTCGTAGTCACCATTCAAACACGCCAGCGTCATCCTTGTGATGTGGACCTTCCTGCAACACAGCAGCCCCGCCATGCCCAGGGCGGCCCTCCCCGCGGGTGCATCCAGGACTCAGGCTCCCCATGTCAGTGGCAGCCCAGGCACTTGGACACACAGTGCCAGGAGGAAGCCGGCGTGCCCTCCGGACTCTGAGGCCACGGGGCCTCCCTTCCTCACGTGAGTGCAGGGGACGAGCAGAGAGAAGCGACAGCACCAGGTGGTCCGAGCCTCGGACCTCCTCTCCGTCCACTGTGGCTCCTGCAGAGGCCAGGGGTCCTTGGgcccccccgcaggcccctcccAGGTGGCTCCGAGAAGCACCTGCACCAGTCCTCTGGCCCGCAGCGCATCGCCTCCCCCCGACTCACCCAGGCAGGCCAGCGGCCTCCATGACACTGGCCAGGATCTCGTCGTTGGACCACACGTCGTATTGCCACTTGCGCAGGCCGAGGACCCCGCAGAGGACCCTGCTGGTGTGCAGCCCCACACACATGTTCCTGTACACCTCAGTGGCCTCGGCCACCGACCTGCAAAAAACAGGTCATGGGCATGAGCTGGGCCCTCGTGTACACCCATGAGGAGAGGCTCTCCTGAACAGGCGGGAGCACGGGGTCCCCGCCCGGCTCTGGGACGCACGGCCACAGTCAGGTGCCGGAGGGAGTGCTGAGCCAGGTGACTAGCCCCTCTGCCGCCCTGGTCTGTCCACAGGTGGCCCCCACAGCAGGTGTGTCCAACGGGCCTTCCGCATGAGCCCTCGGCTCCTGCCTCCTacagccccacccacaccccacgTGAGACGATGGGGTGCCCGCCCGGCCCCCTTGGGCTCCCCCGTAGACTGCGAGCTGGCCGCAGGGATGTCCAGTTCTGACCATTCAGTCTCCAGAGGACAGCGGCAGCCACCTTTTTggacccctccagcctccctgcctgcagAAAGGAGCTCCCGCATATCCCACGGGAAGGCCATGCTGGTGGCGGCCTGTCCTCTGCTGGTGTTGGGGAGCCGGAGCCAGATGGCTGGAGGCAgacgcccccaccccggaagAGCCGAGGGCCGGACCCCTGGGAGTCAGCCAGCCCGCGTTCCTCAGCCACGCTTGCCAAGCCTCCAGCCAGCAGGAagccctgggctctctcccaGCTCTTCCAGAGCGCTCACCCTACTGTCCCCATCGTCCCCagtgggcaggcaggccaggacACCCATACAGGCCAAGGACAGGGAGCCCTCTCCCAAcgtcccctgtccccaggcctggggtccagggatggcaCCAGAGGCCACTGCCAAGCCTCGCCCGTCTCCTGGGCGTCAGGGCGTCCTCCCAGAGATCAGCCCGGGGCTGCAGACCCCCACCTCCGAGGAGCCCAGGTGTGACGGCACTATTCCTGCAGCCGGTCCAGGTCCTGGTACCTCAAGGGTGATGTGTGCCCATCAGCACCTCGGCAGGGcgtgcctgtgcctctggctgTCTCTGGACCCCAGGTGTGCGACAGCCACAAGAAGGCAGGgaggtgcccacggggagccctGGGAGTGAGCACGCTGCCCGCACGCCGACCTCCAAGTAAGGGCAAAGCCACTTAGCAGGTAGTGGCCAGAGGCCACAGCCTCCTAATTACAGGCTGTCAGCGGCAGATGTGCCCTTCATGAAGGTCCCGCCGCacagcctccacccctcccagctgCCTGGCCGCGGGGCAGGGCAAGGCACAGCGCACAGCAgactgggctgaaagcagcgaaCGCCTCACCTCGTCTTCTAACCTCCAAT is drawn from Vulpes vulpes isolate BD-2025 chromosome 4, VulVul3, whole genome shotgun sequence and contains these coding sequences:
- the LOC140598551 gene encoding adenylate cyclase type 1-like, whose protein sequence is MCVGLHTSRVLCGVLGLRKWQYDVWSNDEILASVMEAAGLPGKVHITRMTLACLNGDYEVVPDHGHKRNSFLKTHNTARNVLHRAVSPAEADGIENHIRETQTPLIVLCERHLHHAGHACKQVHRPPPGSVPDGAGDGRPGLLHPEVQAG